One Thiocapsa sp. genomic window, TCGCCATTTCAACGCTCTATGTCCGATAGGACGGGTCTGCGCCGCCCAAGCCGTCTCCTCCCCGCACTGATGCTCGTGCTGCTCGCGGGCGGTTGCGGCTCGCCTGCGCCCCTGCGCCCCGACCTTTTCTATGCGCTCGACCCCGAGCCTTTGGAGTCCCCGCTCGGCACGCCGCTGCCGGCAACCCTGTTGGTCTCGGATCTGGCCGCGCGCGGCTTCCTCGGCGGGAGGCAGATCGTCTTCCGTACCGAGGCCGAGCCTCTGCAGGTGCAGCGTTACGACGACCTGCTCTGGGCCGATCCCGTCCCGCATGCACTCGCGCGCAACCTGGTCCGTGCCGTGCGGCACGCGCAGGTCTTCGAGTTCGCCGTGATCCCGGCCGATCGCGCCCGTGCGGACTATCTGCTCGGCGGCGCGGTGGAGCGTTTCGAGCATCTACCGACCGCGACGCCGCCGCGGGTGGCCGGTGCACTCAACCTGGCCCTGGTGCGTGCCGACGACCGTCGCACCCTCCGGGATCGTAGTTTCCGGCGCGAGGTCGAGGTGCAGGGCGACACGCCGGAGGCCATGGCCGAGGCATTCAACCGACTGGCGGCCCTGCTGGCCGCCGATGTGGTGCGCGACCTGCGGACGCTGCCCGGACCCGCGCGCTCCTCGGAGACGCCATGATCGGCGCGATGGGTTTGGTCTCGTGCGCGTGCCCGGACGGTGTCGATGCGACCTGATCGGTTCGCGGCGCTCTATCCCCGCGGTCTGG contains:
- a CDS encoding ABC-type transport auxiliary lipoprotein family protein gives rise to the protein MSDRTGLRRPSRLLPALMLVLLAGGCGSPAPLRPDLFYALDPEPLESPLGTPLPATLLVSDLAARGFLGGRQIVFRTEAEPLQVQRYDDLLWADPVPHALARNLVRAVRHAQVFEFAVIPADRARADYLLGGAVERFEHLPTATPPRVAGALNLALVRADDRRTLRDRSFRREVEVQGDTPEAMAEAFNRLAALLAADVVRDLRTLPGPARSSETP